The proteins below come from a single Cylindrospermopsis raciborskii Cr2010 genomic window:
- a CDS encoding 16S rRNA (cytosine(967)-C(5))-methyltransferase, with amino-acid sequence MNTLSTRQIAFTALREVHRGAYADTAIDRTLHKFKLSDHDRRLMTELVYGSVRRQRSLDAIIDQIADKKSPQQPRDLRCILHLGLYQLRYQQKIPVSAAVNTTVQLAKENGFPGLTGFVNGFLRQYIRLLEKTSDPLILPENLVERLGILYSFPNWVIEVWLSQLGQEETEKLCQWMNQTPTIDLRVNILRASVEMVESVFKKSGILLHRIPHLPQGLRLVGPAGPIQNLPGFTEGWWCIQDAAAQLVGHLLDPRPGEVIIDVCAAPGGKTTHIAELMGDNGKIYACDRTPSRLRKLTENAQRLRLQSIEIFPGDSRNLTKFHHVADRVLLDAPCSGLGTMHRHADARWRQNPSSVGDLAHIQKELISYTANFVKPGGVLVYATCTLHPQENEDLVREFLHVNPQWEVEKPNFDFLDVSSPGWLKLWPHQQNMDGFFLVRLRKNKD; translated from the coding sequence ATGAACACCCTATCTACTCGACAAATAGCATTTACTGCTCTCAGAGAAGTACACCGGGGAGCCTATGCTGATACTGCTATCGATCGCACTTTACACAAGTTTAAGTTATCTGATCATGACCGACGATTAATGACAGAATTGGTCTACGGTAGTGTAAGGAGACAACGCAGCCTAGATGCAATAATTGACCAAATTGCTGATAAAAAATCACCACAACAGCCAAGGGATCTGCGATGTATTTTGCATCTGGGTTTGTATCAACTGCGTTACCAACAAAAAATCCCCGTTTCCGCTGCTGTCAATACTACTGTACAACTGGCAAAAGAAAATGGCTTCCCTGGGTTAACTGGTTTTGTGAATGGTTTTTTACGCCAATATATACGTCTTTTAGAAAAGACCTCTGATCCCCTGATCCTCCCGGAAAATTTAGTAGAAAGACTAGGTATTTTATACAGCTTTCCTAATTGGGTAATTGAGGTTTGGTTATCACAGTTGGGCCAGGAAGAAACGGAAAAACTCTGTCAGTGGATGAATCAAACTCCCACGATTGATTTACGGGTAAATATTCTGCGAGCTTCCGTGGAAATGGTGGAATCAGTTTTTAAAAAGTCTGGTATTTTGCTCCATAGGATACCCCACTTACCCCAAGGGTTAAGGTTAGTTGGGCCTGCTGGACCAATTCAAAATTTACCAGGTTTCACTGAAGGATGGTGGTGCATACAAGATGCAGCGGCCCAGTTAGTTGGTCATTTGCTGGATCCTAGACCTGGTGAGGTGATCATTGATGTTTGTGCCGCCCCCGGTGGAAAAACTACCCACATTGCCGAATTAATGGGCGATAACGGTAAAATATATGCCTGCGATCGCACTCCTTCTCGCTTACGTAAACTCACTGAAAATGCCCAACGTCTCCGTTTGCAATCTATTGAAATTTTTCCTGGAGACAGTCGTAATTTGACCAAATTTCACCATGTGGCTGACCGGGTACTGTTAGATGCTCCCTGTTCTGGTTTAGGGACCATGCATCGTCACGCTGATGCACGATGGCGACAAAACCCTAGCTCTGTAGGAGATCTTGCCCACATACAAAAAGAACTCATATCCTATACTGCCAACTTTGTCAAGCCGGGAGGAGTTTTGGTGTATGCTACTTGCACCTTGCATCCCCAGGAGAACGAGGACCTAGTTAGAGAATTTTTGCATGTTAATCCCCAGTGGGAGGTGGAAAAGCCGAACTTTGATTTTCTGGATGTTTCCTCCCCTGGATGGTTAAAGCTGTGGCCACACCAACAGAATATGGACGGTTTCTTCTTAGTGCGTTTAAGAAAAAACAAGGATTAG
- a CDS encoding tellurite resistance TerB family protein, whose translation MVNHPDVKNLVKILIGAAWIDGRIQPEERQYLREIAHSKGLSTDPEIKPWLYELVQVKPDQCYQWVREYLGDRPSLEQCQDLIESISGLIYSDGEVATEEAKLLTRIQDLAKNSDHNQTIYTSLLRKIQKLYRRWVDVQN comes from the coding sequence ATGGTTAATCATCCCGACGTAAAAAATCTAGTTAAAATTCTCATTGGTGCAGCTTGGATTGATGGTAGAATTCAGCCAGAGGAAAGACAATATCTCAGAGAGATAGCCCATTCTAAGGGTCTTTCTACTGATCCAGAAATCAAACCTTGGCTCTACGAGTTAGTTCAAGTTAAACCAGATCAGTGCTATCAATGGGTAAGGGAGTATTTAGGCGATCGCCCTAGTTTGGAACAGTGTCAAGACTTAATTGAATCCATCAGTGGGCTAATCTACAGTGATGGTGAGGTTGCCACGGAAGAGGCTAAATTATTAACAAGAATACAGGATTTAGCTAAAAACTCGGATCATAATCAAACAATTTATACCTCCTTACTCAGGAAAATTCAAAAACTTTACCGTCGCTGGGTGGATGTACAAAATTAA
- a CDS encoding transglycosylase domain-containing protein produces the protein MSDKEKLLLPVGNNQKNENPTDEKPPLTMPPKLRLLVGHIQQLSLVVREKIGRSEKPFYRRVWFWAGLGLGTTIIGFNYGIRKVDSSLPDKSELNAMIRQQTLTIKAGDNTVLMQQGEATRDQLKIQQIPDKLQLAFIASEDRRFRRHDGVDFQGIVRAVISNFQSQNVVQGGSTITQQLARILFLSQERTLWRKLKEVRLAQKIEEELSKQEILERYLNLVYLGSGAYGVADASWVYFGKTVDQLNLSEMATIAGLAPAPNIYAPDKNLPGAIARRNTVLQRMEEDGVITPQEKQSALQQTLTVKTNLPRRFQVTAPYFCAYVQQQLPKYLKPDVLAAGGLTVETSLNPNWQKLAEKVLVRTLKNEGTWGRFREGALLSINPRNGEIQVMVGGKDFAKTQFNRVTQAQRQPGSTFKTFVYAAAIASGKSPNDTYMDRQISFRGYEPKNYSEKFRGLMTMQDALALSINTISLQVLIDVGYEPTIKIAQDMGIKSPLEHNYSLALGSNEVNLLELTSAYGSFATQGLHTEAHAIRRILNRQGNVIWSANFQPKRALDTDSSRIVTKMLTNVVTNGTGRAAQLPGRPVAGKTGTSDESRDLWFIGYIPQMVTGIWLGNDNNHPTHGSSSTAAYTWSKFMGGAVKDLKVENFPRPSRVAKRKPTIKAQPISKKNAGFKISNRDDNSDSQDSTLSTRQSRRRERNYEQLDQNQDTSTRRRRRRRYDVQTVLPSTEENTTSTRRRRRRRNDVQTVLPSTEENTTSTRRRRRRRNDVQTVLPSTEENTTSTRRRRRRRNDVQTVPSSTGENRNSVNNSPNSPARQPSWRERLKPDS, from the coding sequence ATGTCTGATAAGGAGAAATTACTCTTGCCAGTTGGTAATAATCAGAAAAACGAGAATCCCACAGATGAAAAACCGCCCCTGACCATGCCACCAAAATTGAGGTTGTTAGTTGGGCATATTCAGCAACTATCATTGGTGGTGAGAGAGAAAATTGGGAGAAGTGAGAAGCCATTTTATCGGCGTGTTTGGTTCTGGGCGGGGTTAGGTTTAGGTACTACCATCATTGGTTTCAATTATGGTATTCGGAAAGTAGACAGTTCCTTACCAGACAAATCAGAACTTAATGCGATGATAAGGCAACAAACCCTCACCATTAAAGCTGGAGACAACACTGTTTTAATGCAGCAAGGAGAAGCGACAAGAGATCAGTTAAAGATACAACAGATTCCAGACAAATTGCAGTTAGCCTTTATTGCATCAGAAGATAGAAGATTTAGACGACATGATGGAGTAGACTTTCAGGGAATTGTTAGGGCTGTTATTAGTAACTTCCAGTCACAAAATGTTGTGCAAGGTGGTAGTACCATTACTCAACAACTGGCTAGAATTCTCTTTCTCAGTCAAGAGCGGACTCTGTGGCGCAAACTCAAGGAAGTGCGTTTAGCCCAGAAAATAGAAGAGGAACTGAGCAAACAAGAGATTTTAGAACGTTACCTCAACTTAGTTTATTTAGGTTCAGGTGCTTATGGAGTAGCAGATGCAAGCTGGGTATATTTTGGCAAAACAGTGGATCAGCTAAACCTTTCAGAAATGGCCACGATCGCAGGTCTTGCTCCTGCACCCAATATTTACGCTCCTGACAAGAATCTCCCCGGAGCTATAGCCAGAAGAAATACGGTTTTACAAAGAATGGAGGAAGATGGAGTAATTACACCCCAAGAAAAACAGTCTGCACTCCAACAAACATTGACAGTAAAGACTAATTTACCCAGACGGTTTCAAGTTACCGCACCCTATTTTTGCGCCTACGTGCAACAGCAGCTACCCAAGTACCTAAAACCTGATGTTTTAGCTGCGGGTGGATTGACTGTAGAAACTAGCTTAAATCCAAATTGGCAAAAACTGGCAGAGAAGGTACTGGTAAGAACACTGAAAAACGAAGGAACCTGGGGGAGGTTTCGAGAGGGTGCCTTATTATCCATTAATCCTCGTAATGGGGAAATTCAGGTCATGGTCGGGGGGAAAGATTTTGCGAAAACTCAGTTCAACCGAGTAACCCAAGCTCAAAGACAGCCAGGTTCAACATTTAAAACGTTTGTATATGCAGCTGCCATAGCCTCAGGGAAGAGTCCAAACGACACATATATGGATAGGCAAATTTCATTTAGAGGTTATGAACCCAAGAATTATAGCGAGAAATTCCGTGGTTTAATGACGATGCAAGACGCATTAGCTCTATCCATCAATACAATTTCGCTTCAGGTGCTAATAGATGTTGGCTATGAGCCAACTATTAAAATTGCCCAAGACATGGGGATTAAATCACCTTTAGAACATAACTACTCCTTAGCTCTTGGTTCTAATGAAGTTAACCTTTTAGAATTAACCAGTGCCTATGGTTCCTTTGCTACTCAAGGGTTACATACGGAAGCACACGCTATTCGTCGTATTCTTAATCGTCAGGGTAATGTAATTTGGAGTGCGAATTTCCAACCCAAAAGAGCCTTAGATACGGATAGCAGTCGTATTGTGACCAAGATGTTAACCAATGTGGTTACCAACGGTACTGGACGGGCCGCCCAATTACCAGGCAGGCCAGTAGCAGGGAAAACCGGTACATCTGATGAATCAAGAGATTTATGGTTTATTGGCTACATACCCCAAATGGTAACGGGAATTTGGCTAGGCAATGATAACAATCACCCCACTCATGGTTCCAGTTCCACAGCTGCTTACACCTGGTCTAAATTCATGGGGGGAGCAGTAAAAGACCTGAAAGTGGAAAACTTTCCACGACCTTCCCGAGTGGCAAAGCGCAAACCCACAATCAAGGCCCAACCAATTTCTAAAAAAAATGCTGGCTTTAAAATTTCTAACCGTGATGATAACTCAGACTCTCAAGACAGTACTTTATCTACCAGGCAAAGTCGTAGAAGAGAGCGCAATTATGAGCAATTAGACCAAAATCAGGATACCTCTACTAGAAGAAGACGGCGTCGTCGCTACGATGTGCAGACTGTCCTACCTTCCACTGAGGAGAATACCACTTCTACTAGAAGAAGACGGCGTCGTCGCAATGACGTGCAGACTGTCCTACCTTCCACTGAGGAGAACACCACTTCTACTAGAAGAAGACGGCGTCGTCGCAATGACGTGCAGACTGTCCTACCTTCCACTGAGGAGAATACCACTTCTACTAGAAGAAGACGGCGTCGTCGCAATGACGTGCAGACCGTGCCATCCTCAACCGGGGAAAACAGAAATTCCGTCAATAATTCTCCCAATTCCCCAGCTAGACAACCATCTTGGCGAGAACGACTCAAACCTGATTCTTAA
- the psb35 gene encoding photosystem II assembly protein Psb35 → MSLILLEAAPVSTGNQFPLAFTLVYVVGFVAAVTIGSIAWYNSKRPPGWESKDRPDFLPKIDKE, encoded by the coding sequence ATGAGTTTAATATTACTAGAAGCAGCGCCTGTGTCCACTGGAAATCAGTTTCCATTGGCCTTCACCTTAGTCTATGTGGTTGGCTTTGTTGCTGCAGTTACTATTGGTTCGATCGCCTGGTATAATTCCAAACGCCCCCCAGGTTGGGAAAGTAAGGATCGTCCTGATTTTCTTCCCAAGATTGATAAGGAATAA
- the folK gene encoding 2-amino-4-hydroxy-6-hydroxymethyldihydropteridine diphosphokinase, whose product MGGTHKTAIALGSNLGDSANILLACLDTLSQTPGLIIKAISSFYKTKAVGPSQPDYLNACAILEVTMSPQNLLAILLAVEQKFGRVRLERWGARTLDLDLLMYDNLILNQSDLEIPHPRMYERGFVLVPLEEIAGDWQDPISGMTIRNLLRNVDHSDVHWVSGPAVKIIIQRP is encoded by the coding sequence ATGGGGGGTACTCATAAAACTGCAATTGCCCTAGGCAGTAACCTGGGCGATTCAGCCAATATCTTATTAGCATGTTTAGACACATTATCTCAAACCCCAGGCTTAATTATAAAAGCTATATCTAGTTTTTATAAAACTAAAGCTGTGGGTCCATCTCAACCAGATTATTTAAATGCTTGTGCTATACTTGAGGTAACAATGTCACCTCAGAATCTATTAGCTATATTATTGGCAGTAGAACAAAAGTTCGGTCGCGTGCGCCTAGAACGTTGGGGAGCAAGAACCTTAGACTTGGACTTGTTAATGTATGATAATCTGATTTTAAATCAGTCTGACCTGGAAATCCCCCATCCGCGAATGTATGAACGAGGTTTTGTACTAGTTCCCTTAGAAGAAATTGCTGGAGATTGGCAAGATCCCATATCTGGAATGACAATTAGGAATCTATTGAGAAATGTAGACCATTCTGATGTACACTGGGTTAGTGGTCCAGCTGTGAAAATTATTATTCAAAGGCCCTGA
- a CDS encoding NUDIX hydrolase: MPLGRELPQLLKQRLFHKGRKFDFEVSRLRLPNKSEGEWECIRHPGGALAIPVTDDGKLILVRQYRFAVQGRLLEFPAGTVEPNEKPLTTVQREIQEEIGYKAHQWDKLGEFFLAPGYSDEIIYAFLARDLEKLETPPQQDEDEDIETVFLAPAELEAAIDRGEPVDAKTVTSFFLARSFLMLKP; the protein is encoded by the coding sequence ATGCCATTAGGTAGAGAATTGCCACAGTTGCTTAAGCAACGTTTATTCCATAAGGGTCGCAAATTCGACTTTGAAGTGAGTCGTTTACGGTTACCTAACAAGTCGGAAGGAGAATGGGAATGTATTCGTCATCCTGGTGGTGCTTTAGCCATCCCAGTTACTGATGATGGCAAATTAATTCTGGTGCGCCAATATCGTTTTGCAGTTCAGGGAAGGTTGCTAGAATTTCCTGCTGGTACTGTGGAACCCAATGAAAAGCCCTTGACAACAGTACAAAGAGAAATTCAAGAAGAAATTGGTTACAAAGCTCATCAGTGGGACAAGTTAGGAGAATTTTTCCTAGCCCCTGGTTATTCCGATGAAATTATCTATGCTTTTTTAGCTCGGGATTTAGAAAAACTGGAAACACCCCCCCAGCAAGATGAAGATGAAGATATTGAAACTGTGTTTTTAGCCCCTGCAGAATTAGAAGCCGCTATTGATAGAGGAGAGCCTGTAGACGCTAAAACCGTTACTAGCTTTTTCTTAGCTCGTTCGTTTTTGATGCTAAAACCTTAA
- a CDS encoding ATP-binding cassette domain-containing protein, with protein sequence MSKLIPALSIKNFNFYYNSRKILEGVSMNICQNKITAMIGPSGCGKSTFLKSLNRMSELEGEVKLEGTVEFFGQNIHGKRVNLNRLRRQISIIYAIPNLFPMSIYDNVVYGVKLIGWRPKAELDEIVEMALKRANIWDELKNKLHKSAIELSMGQQQRLCIARSLAVKPQVLLIDEFCLGLDPIAIKKMEELIECLRSELTIVFVSHNIQQVLRLSDFTAIFQYNQNHVGKLADFGPSKRIIANSFHYRTRDSIGSYWR encoded by the coding sequence ACAGTCGAAAAATCCTTGAGGGTGTATCAATGAATATATGTCAAAACAAAATCACAGCCATGATTGGGCCTAGCGGTTGTGGAAAATCGACTTTTCTAAAATCTCTTAACCGTATGAGTGAACTAGAAGGAGAAGTGAAATTAGAAGGAACAGTAGAATTTTTTGGACAAAATATCCATGGTAAACGGGTAAATTTAAATCGTCTTCGCCGTCAGATTAGTATAATCTATGCCATACCAAATCTTTTTCCCATGAGCATCTATGACAATGTGGTCTACGGGGTGAAATTAATTGGCTGGCGTCCCAAAGCAGAATTAGATGAAATAGTAGAGATGGCACTCAAGAGGGCAAATATTTGGGATGAGTTGAAAAATAAACTGCACAAATCGGCCATAGAATTGTCTATGGGACAACAACAAAGACTTTGTATTGCCCGATCCCTAGCGGTAAAACCACAGGTACTATTAATAGATGAATTTTGTCTAGGACTAGACCCCATTGCCATTAAAAAGATGGAAGAACTCATAGAGTGTTTGCGATCGGAGTTAACAATTGTCTTTGTTTCTCACAATATCCAACAGGTTTTAAGACTATCAGATTTTACTGCCATATTTCAATACAATCAAAATCATGTTGGGAAGCTGGCGGATTTTGGTCCTAGCAAAAGAATCATAGCCAATAGTTTTCACTATCGGACTCGGGATTCTATAGGTAGCTATTGGCGATAG